TTTCCGGCAAAATGCGAATGCATTTTATAAGGATTCTGGCAGGCGATAAGGTAACGGTTGAAATGTCGCCTTATGATTTGACTAAAGGAAGAATTATTCTGCGACATTAGCAGATACCCTTTAGGGTAGTAAATTCGGCGATTGAAGTGTAAAGTTATTTTAAAGCACTTACCCGCGGATTAACGCAAAAATTAAATTAGGATTAGTATATGAAAGTACGAACATCAGTAAAAAGAATTTGCGAAAATTGCAAAATCATACGTCGCAAGGGTGTAGTACGAGTGATTTGCTCGGCTAACCCTCGCCACAAACAGAGACAAGGCTAATTTTTTCGGAGAAACGAATATGCCGCGTATAGTAGGTGTTGATATACCGAATAATAAAGCGATTTTAATCGCGCTGACCTATATTCATGGTGTCGGGAGATTTACGGCTGCAAAAATTGTGAATGAGCTTGGTATTAAACCAGATTTGCCGGCTAACAAACTGACTGAAGACGAAGTCAGCAAGATAGCCCTAATCCTTGACCGTGATTATGCAGTAGAAGGACAACTAAGACGACAGGTATCCCAGGATATCGCAAGACTAAAAGATATCGGCTGCTATCGCGGTCTGCGACATCGTAAGGGACTGCCCGTCAGAGGTCAGCAAACACAGAGTAACGCCCGAACACGTAAAGGTAAACGTAAGACCGTTGCGGGCAAAAAAGGCGTAAAAGAAATACGTTCATAATACCCTTAGGGTAATAAAATCCCGCGATTGATGGGTAAGGTGTTATTTAAAAGCACTTATCCGCAGATTGACGGGAAAATTAAATCAGGAACAATATATTGAGGTATTAGTTCTAAATGGCTAAAGGCAAAATAAGAAAGAATGTTGCAAAGGCGATAGTTCATATCAGATCGACCTTTAATAACACGATGATAACAATCACCGATACGGAAGGCGATACCATCTGCCGCGATTCAGCGGGTACAGTTGGTTTCAAAGGCTCGCGTAAAAGCACACCGTTCGCCGCTCAAAGAGCAGCGGAAAAATGTGCCAACGCCGCCAAACGTTCGGGTGTTCGTGAGGTCGAAGTCAGAGTCAAAGGTCCGGGCAGCGGCAGAGAATCAGCTGTTTCAGCTTTGCAGGCAGCCGGCTTGAGAATTTCTTCAATCGAAGACATTACTCCAATACCTCACAATGGCTGTCGTCCGCCAAAACGCAGAAGAGTTTAGAAAAATGCTAAGGAGCAGATAAAAATATGGGTCGTTACTTAGGTTCATCCTGTAAATTATGCCGCCGCGAAGGTATGAAGTTGTTTCTTAAAGGCATTCGCTGCGAAACAAGTAAATGCGCAGTCGAAAGATGTCAGAAAAGTTTAGCTCCTGGTATGCACGGCTGGCGCCGCGGCAGGGCTACTGATTATGGCGTTCGTCTTCGTGAAAAGCAAAAAGTGAAAAGATTCTATGGCGTCGGTGAAGCACAATTTGTCGGCTACTTTGAAAAAGCTCAACATACTATCGGTAACTCTGGTGAGGTTTTGCTTACACTGCTTGAGAGAAGGCTTGATAACGTTGTTTATAAATTGAACTTCGCTCCTTCGAGAAAAGCTGCAAAGCAGATTATTGCTCACGGCCATATTTTGGTTAACGGCAAGAAAACTGATGTGCCAAGCTTTTTGGTGAGCATCGGCGATAAGATTACAATCAGAAATGCCGAAAGAAGCAAAAAGAGAGTCAGAGCACAGCTTGATACAAATTCCAATTTCACCGCGCAAGGCTGGCTCCAGCTTGATGTTAAAGAACCAATGGCGACAATCGTTGCTCTGCCGACAAGACAGGATGTACAGCTGGCAATCGAAGAGCAGTTAGTTGTCGAATATTGTTCTAAGTAATTTGTTCGATTTGATAAAACTTTTAAATAAATATTTACTAACCGGGCGGGTCGCAGATAGCGTTTTTAATGATAGGCCCCTGTCAAAATCGCTGAGAACATCTGCCCAATTTGGAGGCCAATAATGAGAATAACCTGGAGAGGAATGGAACTTCCGACGCGTGTTGAACTTGATAAACAGGTTTCAACAGATGGCTATGGTCTTTTCCGCATCGAGCCGTTCGAGCATGGTTTCGGAACAACGATTGGAAACAGCTTAAGACGTGTTTTGCTGTCTTCGCTGGAAGGCGCTGCTGTAACAAATGTGAAAATCGTGGGCGCTGACCATGAATTCGCGACAATGTCCGGCCTTAAGGAAGACATGACGGAAATTATTCTTAATGTAAAAAAACTTGTCATTAAGAAAACCAGTCCTGAAGCAAGAATTGTGAAAATTAGCACGGATAAGGCAGGCGTTGTCACCGCAGGACAAATTCAGTGTGATCCAACTATTGAGATTATCAACAAAGATCATGTAATCGCGACTTTGACAGATAATATTAAATTCTCGATGGAAATGACGGTTGAAAGCGGCCGCGGATATTCGCCGGCAAACGAAAGACTGGCGGCAGCCGACAGATTTGAACAGGAAATCGGTAAAGTTGAAATTGACGCAGTTTATTCGCCGGTAGTTCGGGTTAGGTACAAAACTGAAGATACCCGCGTAGGTCAAAAGACGAACTATGACCGATTGATTCTTGAGATATGGACCGATGGTTCAATTAATCCGGAGATGGCTCTTGTCGAAGCAGGTAAAATACTTCGCAAACACATCAATCCGTTTGTTCAGTATTTTGAATTAGGCGATGAAACAGTTGAAGAAACTGAAAGCGGTCAGGTCGAAGAAGAAAAGAAAGTCGACGAGCAGCTTAGTGAAAAATTAAAAATGCCGATTCAGGAACTTGATTTATCCGTCAGGGCAAATAATTGTCTTGAAGCAAGCCATATTGAGTCAGTATATCAGCTTGTAAAAATGACTGAAGCTGATCTGCTTAAGCTTCGCAGCTTTGGCAAAACCAGTTTGCGTGAAATCGTTCGCAAACTCACCGATATAGGTTTGTCTCTTGGTATGACGGACGTTGAATAAATTTAAATTAGATATGAGGTAATGAGCTATGCGTCATAGAATAGCAGGTGGACAACTTAATAGAACAAGCGCACACAGAGTTGCATTGCGGAGAAATCTGGCAGCTTCACTGTTTGAGCATGAAACAATAAGCACAACAATGCCGAAAGCAAAACACGTAAAGAGTTTTGTGGAAAAACTCATTACGCTTGCCAAAAAGGGCGACCTTGCGGCCAGAAGACGCGCGATAGCATTGCTGGGCAACCGCAATATCGTTGAAGAAGTTGACGGCGAAGTAAAGAAAAAAGGCACCGTGATTGGCAAACTTTTCAGCGAAATCGGCCCAAGATATCTTGACAGAGCCGGTGGATATACAAGAATTATTAAATTAGCAAAGACACGCCTTGGCGATAATAGCCCTCTGGTGCTGCTACAACTGGTTGGTCAGGAAAGTAAACCTGAAGCAGCGGGAAAAAGCGGCAAGAAAAAGGCATCAAAGAAAAAAACTTCTAAATCTGAAAAGACAGAAGAGTAAGAATTTCAATCTTTAGATAAATCGACAAAAATGGATTTTTGATGGATTGTATTTTTTGTAAAATTGTTGCAGGTCTAATTCCATCTGTGAAGATTTACGAAGATAAAGACGTGTTGGCATTTCTTGATATTGGTCCTTTAAGTGATGGCCATACGCTTGTAATACCGAAAAGGCATTACGCAAAAATTCACGAATGTCCCGCAGAATTGTTAGGGAAAATTGGTGCGGTTTTGCCGAAAGTTGCAGGTGCGGTATTTGGAGCGATGAACGCTGAAGGTTATAATGTATTGTGTAATAACGGCAGGGCATCCGGCCAGCTTGTTGAGCATATACATTTTCATATAATACCGAGAACTACCGGCGATGGCGTTTTTACGCAATGGCCTGCTAAAAACTATCCGGCTGGTAAAGTTGAGAAAATTGCGGAACAAATTAAAACCAAACTATAATTTGTGTTTTGGAGAATGGTTTGGTATATTGATAAAATGATCGCGGGGTAGAGCAGTCTGGTAGCTCGTCGGGCTCATAACCCGGAGGTCGTAGGTTCGAATCCTGCCCCCGCTATTTTGATAACTCAAGTAAAGTCAGTCACTTACGACTGGCTTTTTTTATGCGCAAAAGTTGAGGTTTTGGGTTTAGGCTTGTCCTAGGCTTGTTTTGGCTTGCCGAGCAAAGCGGTTGTCAAAGTTTGCTGCCTCATATTACAATGCACCTGCTCGACGCTGGTATGATGCCCTCCCTTAACCCGACCAATCGGCTCACCCGGAAATTATCTTGTTATAAATCGAGCTGGTTAGGCCTGCTTGTTTTGGCTAAAATTGCGGATGTTTTTTACATATTGAAGCAAGAAAATAGGTTCTGAACAGAAAATACGGTTCTTATCTTGCAATGAAAGGGGAATCGTCGTATAAAATATCTGCTTTAATGTGAAATTCACCGGAAATATGCAGGAGGCATTACGCCCAGAAACTTTGATAAATAATGTTGAATTTTCTAAGGGAAACTTAAAACATTGACAAGTGGTTTAGGTTTGGAGTTGATTCCTGATGGCAAAAAAAAATATCTATAAGAAGAGATTAAAAAAAAGTAGCATAGCCCAAAATACTATAAATGAAACTAAAATTGGTTTTGATTATGGTATTCGCCCTCAAATAATGTCGGTTGCAAACATAGAATTTGTTAATCTCTGGAATAAATCTAAATCTATGGCAATGGCATATACCGTTTTACCAAAATTAGACCTAAGAATAGGCATACCTTTGGCGGGTATAGTTTTTGAGCAATTTAATTTTGCAGAAAAACTTTTTAAATTAATGAAGTCTTGGATGGTTCCTCCAAATAATGAATCGGCTGTTGATATTTATTTTATAGAAAACAAAAAACAGAATAGTTATTATCTAATGATGGGAGTGAACCCAGAGCAACTTCTTATTAGAACCTTTGGAGAAGATTCTGAAAGAGATTTTTTGCTAATTGGTATGACGCTGTATGTTAGTCACAGATTTCCTTTATCAAATAACTTCAAAATTTTTAAAAAAATAGCTCAAAACAATGAAGTTTTAATTTGCCCGGTAAAGAGTGAATCGTACAAAGACTATCCAGAAGGTACTTCTGTCTATATACCAATAAGCCAAGATCAAATAGGTTTTTCAGAAGGTTTTATAAAAAAAGATGTTAAATTTTTGGAAAAAGATTCAATAGTAACTAAGCCACAAGATCAGTTCATTATTGATACTATAGACAAGATTGAGAAGAAAGAATGCAAGAAAGAAAAGCCTTTAGTCCCATTGATACCAAAACCAGAAGAGGTTGGAGCTTTTCGGGAAAGACAGTTAAAACGTTTTCACACTGTGACTACTGCACGATTATCTTTTAATCAGTCTTTTAATAATATCAGAGACACGCTAAAAGATAGATACTCCGAATGGCAGATCATACAGGCTGCATGTAATCTTTATGTAAGAGGCAACTGGCCTGCGTATGGCTATGGCAAAAATGTAGATATGATACAAATATATCAGAAGTTAAGGAATTCTACACAAGATGCGACTGAAAGTGCCATACTAGCCTTCAAGTTCGACGTTAAAGATTTAAAAAAGCAAATCAAGAACGATATAAAATATCTACATTCCTGTGTGTGCCCAACTTCTCAAAAAGAACCTGAACAAGAATTAAAATCAAAAGGATATTTATAGTGGATATCCCAATAATATCACCTTATCAAACACCTATGGTTTTTATCAGTAGCCAAATAGGTGTTTTTTCGCAAGAAAGAAAAGAATTAGCTAGGCTAATTAAAGCTGAATTAAAGTTTAATACATTTTTATTTGAAAGTATGTCAAGGCCTCATCCAGCAAGAGATGTATATTTAGCTGGGATTGAGCAGTCACAAATATTCATAGGAATTTATGGCAATGAATATGGCTGGGTTGATGAAGAAAACGGTATGGAAATTTCTGGCATACATGACGAATTACTTGTAGCCAAAAGCATTAACAAACGACGTTTTGCATTTATTCTAAATTCAGAAAAAAGGGATAGTCGTTTAACCGAATTAATAAAAAACGAAGTTTATGATGAAACTGCAACATTATTTGATAATGCAGAAGAACTTTATAAAAAAGTCATAACATCTCTTAACACTTTTGCATTTGAGTGTATTTTCGCTGGTTCAGAAAGCTATGAAAAAATACCTGATTATGCTAGTGATTTAATAGAAAGATATAACTCAAAGTATATAATTGAAACATTATTCTATCGTAATGAACTAAGTTCTACGATAGAAAATAATAATAAAGTATATCTTTATGGGGAGCAAGGTTGTGGCAAAACGGTTGCCTTGTTGTTGACCGCAAAAAAACAAAATGCTATTTATATCTCACTTCGTAATCGGTCATTATCAAACGTATTAGGGTATATCACAAATAAGATATTAAACATATTAGGGCACAGTAGTTATAAACATACATCTATCGAGGATACGTCAAGAAAATATGAACAACTCTTAAGAGTTAATCAAGTATTATTGATGATAGATGATGTTGATCAAAACCCTGAAGTGGCAAAATATTTGTTTGGTTTGGAAATAGGAAAATCGAAAGTTATTTTCTCTGGTCGTAAATGTATTTCTGATTTTGATGCAGTTTCTGTTAAGTGCACTGGGTTTACGACCGAGGAATCCAAAGAGTATATCTCAAATATTGTTACACATCCCAATAAAATATTTCAGAATGAAGCTATTGAAAAATCAAGGGGTAATCCACAATATCTAGCATATTATTGCAATAATTCTAATCAAAAACCAGCAGACTCTTTAGAATCATATCATGAACAGATTTATGCTCAATTATCCCCACAGTCACAAGAAATTCTAGCTGTTTTGTCAATTTCTGAAACAATTTTGAATATTGATAAAATTGCAATAATTCTTTCTAAATATAGAAAGCAAACTATTACACCCATTGCTTTAAGTAATGAACTAAAAAATATAGATTTCCTTATTGCTTATAAAAAAGATATGGTTTCAATTTTGCACCCTGCTTTTAGCGAATACGTTTCTCAGAAACTTACAAGTTCCGGTGTTTCCTCCGGTATTCATATTGCAATTTCTGAAATCTATAATGAACTGTATGAAGTACACTTAAAAATTTACCATGTAGTTTGTGCTGGTGATGGGGAAAAGGTATATTCTGATTTGCCAAACGCAGAATTGAATGCTTATCTGTCTGGATTTATTCGTATTGCCCGTAAGTTGTTCACAGAGGACATTTTAATTTCTCGAAGAAAAGAAGAGCTATTCAGACTTGGTTATGCCCTGTATAATGCTGCGTTATTGAAAAGAGATCAGTTTGGGGAACTTGCAGGTTTAAACACATTATTACTTGCAGAAAAAATATTTGCGAAAGCGAAACGAAATGATTGGGTAAAGATTCTTAATTCAATTAAAGCTACTTTTCTTGTAAATTTAGGTCGCGGACGTGAAGCAATTGATATGCTCCAAAAACTTGCCACCCATTTTCACGATAAAGGATTAATTCACGAGGAAGCTGTAATTCATACAAATTTATCTTATGCGTATCAAAAATTGGGATTAATAGACAAAGTTGAATCCGAATGTCTAAAAGCAAAAGAACTTCATGAAACTATAGGTGATGATATTGGCGTGGCCGCATGTTTACAAAATATAAATATTGTTTATATGGCAACAAATAAATACGACAAAATTCTCAAAAATTGCAGGGAAATCCAAAGGTTTGCAAAAAAAATTGATAGTCCGAGGCTTGAAGCAGGTGCTCAAAACGGTCTGACTGCATATTATCGCCGAAAAAAACTTTATGATAAAGCGGAAGAAGCGGCCAGAAAATCTATTTCATTAGCAAAAGAGTTAAACGTTTTAGATTTGGTTGCTATAAACTATGGAAATTTAGGAAATGTTTTTAGAGACCAAGGTAAAATATCCGACGCGAAAGATTGTCATGAAAAAGTACTTGATATCGGCATTAAAATTAAGTCTAAATCTCATGTTGCACATGCAAAAGGAAGACTTGCTGAGGTTTGTGGAGATGAGGATGACGGAGGCTCTGCAATTAGATATGGGTATGAATCAATACAAATATGGAAAGAAATAGATAACGCCTATGAACTTGCATCCGAGAGTTGTAAACAAGCTGAAAGGATTCTTAAATTTGCTGGTTTTGATTGGAAAAAGTCTATTGCTCTTTATCAAGACTCAATTAAATATTATTTATCTGCTGGATTGAAAAAAGATGCTTTTAATTCTTATGGAGAATTGATTGATATTTGTAAAAAACATTTTGATAGGTTTCTTACTATAGAAAAAGTTAATGAAGCTTTGTTGTTGTTTTCTATGCCAGAATTTTCAGCTTTTGTGAATTCCATTTTGGAAGAGTTATTAAAATGGGATGATAAATTCCAGAAATGGTTAGATGTTAATTTTGTACTACAAAATTCGCTTAAGTGTATTTCTGAGAAATTATCCAAATCTGACTTATTCGGTTTAGTGAGAAACCTTACTGCAATTTTAAAGCTATTTGGTTCTAGTATTGAAAATAATTATCTAATATTAATAGAGCATTTGATTTCGATATACAAAAAAGAAAAATACGACCATTGCATTACAGCCATAGCAATAGCTATAGAACAAATTCCCATTAGCATAGGAGAAAAACATCTTACTTGCATTTTTGAAAAACTCAATGAAATAGATATAGCAATTTCTTTTAGGCATGGAAAATGGCTTGATGATCAGTGGTTAGTGTGCTTTGATGTACAGAATGCTCCAATTGTAGATATTCGTTCAGGTAATACAATAAATGAACGTATAGCAGCAGCATTAGTTGCTATTCTTACATTAAGATTAAAGAAAAATCTTGAGGAATTAATTAGTATTCATGGGTGGAAGAGACTCGGATTAATCTTTCAAACTCTTGATGAAAATGAATGTCGAAAGCATGATACTCCAATGCCTAATTTTGAAAAAGATTTTCCTATTGTGATTTCTGGATTTGTAAAAGATGAATATCGTGATGGAAAGTTTACACCTATTTTAGTAGGAAGTAATTATATCGCCAGTTCGGATCATAAAAAATATCCAGACAATAGAAATATAATATGCTTGATTCTGCAATTAATTAATGAGATTGTTGCACATTTTACACGTGACTCTTATTCAGAGAAAAAACTAAAAAAGTTTAGAAGGGCATCTATTCTTGAAGTTTTTGATGTTAGCTATGAACCTAAAAAAATAACTAAGTGAAATGAATTGTTATTACAAAATAGTAATGATGAATGCTTAAAAAAAGGATAATAATCTAAATTGAAGATAAAGAATAATGCCCCGGAAAAGGACATGAGAAATTGTGTGTAAAATTAATAATTAGAAAACAATTGCGGTTTTAAATTGAGGTATATTTTATGGCTGACAAACAATACAAGATCAAGAAATTAGAGTTATCCATGTCTATGGTTGCAATAGTAATCAGCATCTTAGTGCCATATTTGGCTACAAAACAAGCTAACAAAACGTCGGAACAAGCTAACAAAATATCAGAACAAGCTAACGAAATGTCAAAGAAAGCAATGGAGATAGCAACACAAGCGAATGAAATTGCCAAACAGGGCAATTCAATAGCATTAGGAAGTAGATTTGAGATTCCAGAAGTGCGAATGCTATTGAGTGATACGGAAATTGACTTAAGTATGTTTGAAAAATATAAAAAGCAACCTATTAATCTTTACATTGAGAATGTTTCAAAAGTTCCTATATCTGGAGTAAGTGTCACCATATATGTTGCGTCAAAGTTGTTTTATTGTGAAATACATCCTGAAGACGCACTCGAGAATGTCAATCCTTTAGAATTTGAATTGCCATTTAAACAGGAAGTGTTGCCAAAAGGGTATGCAATTGCTGACATTCGGAAACCACTGTTTGAGTATCTCGGGAAAATATCCAAAGATTTTAAATATCAAGAAGATGTGTATTCTGGCTTAATGCACATGGTAGTAAAGCCATATAAAACAGGGTCGAGTTTGCCAATTCAACAGCCAAATCAGAAAAATAGTGAAGTTGATATAGGAATCAGATGTCGCGCAAAATCCTTTAATGAAGAAAAAGACTATATAGCATCATTAGGAATAAATATGCATTATTCTAATCGAGATTATGAAGGATCAAAATAAGGACTACCCCGGAAAAGGACTTGCGATCACAAAACCCAGGCGGACTGTTTAAAAGCCATAAACTGAGCCACCAAAAAGGCTCGGTAGCTTATATCGCTTTAGAAATCCCAATTACCGGCACCGCTTCATCAAGTTTGTTTACAGCCTGCCTGTTTGAACCCGGTACGATATGACCATAGACATCAACAGTTGTTTGTATCGAGGCGTGTCCCATTTGCTCTTTAACATAATGAAGCGATTCACCCTGTTGAAGTAACAGACTTGCAAAGGTGTGTCTGATGTCGTGAAATCGAATGCGCGGTACATCGGCTTTGTCCAGTATTTTATAGAAAATTCTATTTCGGAAGTTATCGCCGTCTAAAGGCTCACCAGTTCGATTAGGGAAAACGAGCCTAATAACATTATCCGGTTTGAATTTTTCCGATAGCTCATACCGTGGCAAACTCCCACTAAATTTTTGAACGAGAGAAGAGTAGTGTGCATATAAAGTTTGGTGTAATTGGTTGCTCATATCAATATAGCGGGTCTTATGACTTTTTGGGCTGGTAAAATGTCCATGCGTATAAGAACGCCTTACAGTAATCTGGTTTGCGTTGAAGTCAATATCTTCAAAAGCCAGTCCTAAAAGCTCTCCAAGCCTCATTCCTGTACGAAACGCACAAAGTAGAAGGGGATAATACTCTGGAGCTTCTTTTTGGGCAGCTATAAGAAATGTAGAAACCTGTTCTTTGGTCAAGAACTTCATAACTTTTTTGCAGTCGGTTTTTTCTATGAATTTGCCCATCCGTAAAGCAGGATTTGCTAAAATGATTTCACTTTCAACGGCGTGTGTGAAAAGACCGGATATTAGCGCTTTTATGTTTTTTGCTGTTTTAGGGGCGACCCCATTTTGCTGTTTTTGTAATAGAAGCTGTTTAACATCTGAGCGTTTTATCTCGTCGAGCCGTTTTCCTCTCCATACAGGATTTAGGTGCAGACGGATTATGCTTTCGTAGCCTTTCCACGTGTTTTGCTTGGTTGTAGTTTTAGCATAGCTCTGGATGTAGCTGTCAGCGTAACTGGAAAACTCAGGCGATTTGTTTTGATTATCCAAGTGTAATTCACCCTGTATGAGTTTTCTGCGAAGTCGAATTGCCATTGCATCTGCCAGCTTTTTATCGCCGATGGTCTTCTGTCTAATTTTTCCATTCTGGCAAATGAAAATTGACCACGGCATTTTAGGGCCTCGAATTTTTTGTCTAACAATAACGCCCATATTTTCACTCCATTCATTCCGAACTTTTTTGTTTGTTTAAACAAATATTTCCGAAATGACAAAACATATTTATTGTTTGGTAAGGATGTATAAACTTTATTTCCTCACCAGTAATTAGGTTAACGTATAAAAAAATATTTTTATGTTCCGTTTCCATTTTCAAAAACTATCAATTCTCTGGTTCTTGTTGATTTTAAACTGATGCTTGGCATTACATTACAATCAATTACCACATCAAAATGAGCCGATTAAAACAGGTGTATAGCTTTTCGAAATCATAGCCTTCTCATTATTTTGATGTCTTCTGGTCTATAACATCATTTTACGCATATCAAACAGGTGTTGCCGCACAGACATTAAAACAAGCCTACGGCAAGCTTTGGTAATCTTTTCATTTTCTAATCTAATTGTACAAATCGAATTAACATACATTGACCGACCGGTTTATTGCCCGACGTGAACAGCCAAAATAGTTATTATCAAAGAGCTTAGGGGGAAGCGGGGGAAGCCTTTTCGATAAACCATTGCGTGAAGGAGAACCCTAATTAAGTAAGTAATTAATTAAGAGTAATGACACAAAGGTTTACATTTATCGCTTCCCTTAATTCCCCCTGTTTTTAAATAGGTTTATTTTTTTTAGTTTTTCCAGAACAGTGATGCCTTTGAAATAATCGACTCCGTTAATGCGAATTTCTTCAATTTCAGGGAAATCGTCTCGAAGACGTTCATAAAAATTAGGTCGTGATAGAGGATGTTCTCCGATGTTTTTAGAATGCCAATATTCATATTCAGCAAAAATTTCAGAACGTTTGATTTTTGATTTATCGTCTAAACGACATGCACGATTGACAAAGGCAAGCACAGGGTT
The window above is part of the Planctomycetaceae bacterium genome. Proteins encoded here:
- the infA gene encoding translation initiation factor IF-1: MPKKDAIIVEGKILEALPNAMFRVELSNGHAIMAHVSGKMRMHFIRILAGDKVTVEMSPYDLTKGRIILRH
- the rpmJ gene encoding 50S ribosomal protein L36, translated to MKVRTSVKRICENCKIIRRKGVVRVICSANPRHKQRQG
- the rpsM gene encoding 30S ribosomal protein S13, whose protein sequence is MPRIVGVDIPNNKAILIALTYIHGVGRFTAAKIVNELGIKPDLPANKLTEDEVSKIALILDRDYAVEGQLRRQVSQDIARLKDIGCYRGLRHRKGLPVRGQQTQSNARTRKGKRKTVAGKKGVKEIRS
- the rpsK gene encoding 30S ribosomal protein S11; the encoded protein is MAKGKIRKNVAKAIVHIRSTFNNTMITITDTEGDTICRDSAGTVGFKGSRKSTPFAAQRAAEKCANAAKRSGVREVEVRVKGPGSGRESAVSALQAAGLRISSIEDITPIPHNGCRPPKRRRV
- the rpsD gene encoding 30S ribosomal protein S4, producing MGRYLGSSCKLCRREGMKLFLKGIRCETSKCAVERCQKSLAPGMHGWRRGRATDYGVRLREKQKVKRFYGVGEAQFVGYFEKAQHTIGNSGEVLLTLLERRLDNVVYKLNFAPSRKAAKQIIAHGHILVNGKKTDVPSFLVSIGDKITIRNAERSKKRVRAQLDTNSNFTAQGWLQLDVKEPMATIVALPTRQDVQLAIEEQLVVEYCSK
- a CDS encoding DNA-directed RNA polymerase subunit alpha — protein: MRITWRGMELPTRVELDKQVSTDGYGLFRIEPFEHGFGTTIGNSLRRVLLSSLEGAAVTNVKIVGADHEFATMSGLKEDMTEIILNVKKLVIKKTSPEARIVKISTDKAGVVTAGQIQCDPTIEIINKDHVIATLTDNIKFSMEMTVESGRGYSPANERLAAADRFEQEIGKVEIDAVYSPVVRVRYKTEDTRVGQKTNYDRLILEIWTDGSINPEMALVEAGKILRKHINPFVQYFELGDETVEETESGQVEEEKKVDEQLSEKLKMPIQELDLSVRANNCLEASHIESVYQLVKMTEADLLKLRSFGKTSLREIVRKLTDIGLSLGMTDVE
- the rplQ gene encoding 50S ribosomal protein L17, with the translated sequence MAGGQLNRTSAHRVALRRNLAASLFEHETISTTMPKAKHVKSFVEKLITLAKKGDLAARRRAIALLGNRNIVEEVDGEVKKKGTVIGKLFSEIGPRYLDRAGGYTRIIKLAKTRLGDNSPLVLLQLVGQESKPEAAGKSGKKKASKKKTSKSEKTEE
- a CDS encoding HIT family protein, coding for MDCIFCKIVAGLIPSVKIYEDKDVLAFLDIGPLSDGHTLVIPKRHYAKIHECPAELLGKIGAVLPKVAGAVFGAMNAEGYNVLCNNGRASGQLVEHIHFHIIPRTTGDGVFTQWPAKNYPAGKVEKIAEQIKTKL
- a CDS encoding tetratricopeptide repeat protein; amino-acid sequence: MDIPIISPYQTPMVFISSQIGVFSQERKELARLIKAELKFNTFLFESMSRPHPARDVYLAGIEQSQIFIGIYGNEYGWVDEENGMEISGIHDELLVAKSINKRRFAFILNSEKRDSRLTELIKNEVYDETATLFDNAEELYKKVITSLNTFAFECIFAGSESYEKIPDYASDLIERYNSKYIIETLFYRNELSSTIENNNKVYLYGEQGCGKTVALLLTAKKQNAIYISLRNRSLSNVLGYITNKILNILGHSSYKHTSIEDTSRKYEQLLRVNQVLLMIDDVDQNPEVAKYLFGLEIGKSKVIFSGRKCISDFDAVSVKCTGFTTEESKEYISNIVTHPNKIFQNEAIEKSRGNPQYLAYYCNNSNQKPADSLESYHEQIYAQLSPQSQEILAVLSISETILNIDKIAIILSKYRKQTITPIALSNELKNIDFLIAYKKDMVSILHPAFSEYVSQKLTSSGVSSGIHIAISEIYNELYEVHLKIYHVVCAGDGEKVYSDLPNAELNAYLSGFIRIARKLFTEDILISRRKEELFRLGYALYNAALLKRDQFGELAGLNTLLLAEKIFAKAKRNDWVKILNSIKATFLVNLGRGREAIDMLQKLATHFHDKGLIHEEAVIHTNLSYAYQKLGLIDKVESECLKAKELHETIGDDIGVAACLQNINIVYMATNKYDKILKNCREIQRFAKKIDSPRLEAGAQNGLTAYYRRKKLYDKAEEAARKSISLAKELNVLDLVAINYGNLGNVFRDQGKISDAKDCHEKVLDIGIKIKSKSHVAHAKGRLAEVCGDEDDGGSAIRYGYESIQIWKEIDNAYELASESCKQAERILKFAGFDWKKSIALYQDSIKYYLSAGLKKDAFNSYGELIDICKKHFDRFLTIEKVNEALLLFSMPEFSAFVNSILEELLKWDDKFQKWLDVNFVLQNSLKCISEKLSKSDLFGLVRNLTAILKLFGSSIENNYLILIEHLISIYKKEKYDHCITAIAIAIEQIPISIGEKHLTCIFEKLNEIDIAISFRHGKWLDDQWLVCFDVQNAPIVDIRSGNTINERIAAALVAILTLRLKKNLEELISIHGWKRLGLIFQTLDENECRKHDTPMPNFEKDFPIVISGFVKDEYRDGKFTPILVGSNYIASSDHKKYPDNRNIICLILQLINEIVAHFTRDSYSEKKLKKFRRASILEVFDVSYEPKKITK
- a CDS encoding site-specific integrase; the encoded protein is MGVIVRQKIRGPKMPWSIFICQNGKIRQKTIGDKKLADAMAIRLRRKLIQGELHLDNQNKSPEFSSYADSYIQSYAKTTTKQNTWKGYESIIRLHLNPVWRGKRLDEIKRSDVKQLLLQKQQNGVAPKTAKNIKALISGLFTHAVESEIILANPALRMGKFIEKTDCKKVMKFLTKEQVSTFLIAAQKEAPEYYPLLLCAFRTGMRLGELLGLAFEDIDFNANQITVRRSYTHGHFTSPKSHKTRYIDMSNQLHQTLYAHYSSLVQKFSGSLPRYELSEKFKPDNVIRLVFPNRTGEPLDGDNFRNRIFYKILDKADVPRIRFHDIRHTFASLLLQQGESLHYVKEQMGHASIQTTVDVYGHIVPGSNRQAVNKLDEAVPVIGISKAI